From a single Okeanomitos corallinicola TIOX110 genomic region:
- a CDS encoding BCD family MFS transporter, producing MAGEIFDPPTEYLAKPKVNIVTMFRLGLFQMGLSMMSILTLGVLNRVMIQEIAIPATLVSLVLALPAFVAPTRIWFGQISDVKPFLGYHRTAYVWVGAGIFAIAAFLAIQVIWLLNAASGDTWVWTTQTMGLTALLGLVFAIYGLAICLSGTTFAALLVDISEEDNRSQVVGIVWSMLMVGIIVGAIVSSSLLKQLDGDATLETLQNAVNRLFMVVPGIVFGLSIIATFGVEKKYSRFSQRSTPGNREDSIGLGKAWSILTASPQTGLFFTFLLVMTISLFMQDPILEPYAGQVFNMPLSESTQLNVFYGTGILIAYGITGFFIVPRLGKKRTIRLGCFLVAFSALLLGFSGFSANPNVLKVGLVIFGLSTGFLTTAAVSLMLDLTVAEAAGTFIGAWGLAQSISRGIAIFIGGTVLDIGRNLLPNNLVLAYGLVFALEALGMIISLSFLSKINVQEFQTNTKQALASVLESDLD from the coding sequence ATGGCAGGTGAAATTTTTGATCCCCCAACAGAATATCTAGCAAAACCAAAAGTCAATATAGTGACAATGTTTAGGCTAGGATTATTCCAGATGGGGTTAAGTATGATGTCTATTTTGACTCTGGGGGTACTGAACAGAGTCATGATTCAAGAAATAGCTATTCCTGCAACCTTAGTCTCCTTAGTTTTAGCCTTACCAGCTTTTGTTGCACCGACAAGGATTTGGTTTGGACAGATTTCCGATGTTAAACCCTTTTTAGGTTATCATCGCACAGCTTATGTATGGGTAGGAGCGGGAATATTTGCGATCGCTGCCTTTTTAGCGATACAAGTGATATGGTTGTTAAACGCAGCAAGTGGTGATACCTGGGTATGGACAACCCAAACCATGGGTTTAACAGCACTTTTAGGTTTAGTTTTTGCTATTTATGGTTTAGCAATTTGTTTAAGTGGGACAACATTTGCAGCTTTATTAGTAGATATTTCCGAAGAAGATAACCGTTCCCAAGTCGTTGGTATTGTTTGGTCAATGCTAATGGTAGGAATTATAGTTGGAGCAATTGTTAGTTCCAGTTTATTAAAACAACTAGATGGTGATGCAACCTTGGAAACCTTACAAAATGCCGTTAATCGCCTATTTATGGTTGTTCCCGGTATTGTTTTTGGGTTATCAATAATTGCTACCTTTGGTGTAGAAAAAAAATATTCCCGATTTTCCCAACGTTCCACACCAGGAAACCGAGAAGATAGTATTGGTTTAGGTAAAGCATGGTCAATATTAACAGCTAGTCCCCAAACAGGTTTGTTTTTCACATTTTTATTAGTGATGACAATTAGTTTGTTTATGCAAGACCCAATTTTAGAACCTTATGCGGGTCAAGTTTTTAATATGCCTTTATCTGAAAGTACCCAACTCAACGTTTTTTATGGGACAGGAATTTTAATTGCTTATGGGATCACAGGGTTTTTTATTGTGCCAAGATTAGGTAAAAAAAGAACTATAAGATTAGGTTGTTTTTTAGTCGCTTTTTCGGCTTTACTACTTGGCTTTTCTGGGTTTTCTGCTAATCCTAACGTGCTAAAAGTTGGGTTAGTGATATTTGGTTTATCTACAGGTTTCTTAACAACTGCTGCTGTTAGTTTAATGTTAGATTTAACTGTTGCAGAAGCCGCAGGTACTTTTATTGGTGCTTGGGGATTAGCACAATCTATATCTAGAGGTATAGCTATCTTTATCGGTGGTACTGTTTTAGATATAGGTCGTAATTTATTACCTAATAATTTAGTCTTAGCTTACGGTTTAGTTTTTGCTTTAGAAGCATTAGGAATGATCATATCACTAAGTTTTTTAAGTAAAATAAATGTGCAGGAATTTCAAACTAATACTAAACAAGCTTTAGCTTCTGTTTTAGAAAGTGATCTAGATTAG
- a CDS encoding inositol monophosphatase family protein has product MNDFWNSILDFSETTTTRVGKQLMRDFGKVQASQKADGSLVTQADKWADQEIRDAIASNFSGYGILSEESDKTFPDTEWCWVIDPLDGTTNFTRGIPIWSISLGLLYRGTPIFGYVYAPPLNQAFHGFWPGSSGLQTPTGAFLNNHPIHTSKDYPSGNHFFNLCSRSTGIIQPGFPCKLRMLGVASYNFLTVATGAVLGGIEATPKVWDIAGAWVILQAAGGSWISLKNDPFPLISGTDYSNISFPTMVVSDPKVESVFTPFLEGIKL; this is encoded by the coding sequence ATGAATGATTTTTGGAATTCGATTTTAGATTTTTCCGAAACTACTACTACCAGAGTCGGAAAACAATTAATGCGGGATTTTGGCAAAGTACAAGCTTCTCAAAAAGCCGATGGTAGTTTAGTTACTCAAGCTGATAAATGGGCTGATCAAGAAATTAGAGATGCGATCGCCTCTAATTTTTCTGGTTATGGTATTTTAAGTGAAGAAAGTGATAAAACTTTTCCCGATACAGAATGGTGTTGGGTAATTGATCCTTTAGATGGGACAACCAACTTTACACGGGGTATTCCTATTTGGTCAATTTCTCTCGGTTTACTTTATCGAGGTACACCCATTTTTGGTTATGTTTACGCCCCACCATTAAATCAAGCATTTCATGGTTTTTGGCCTGGTTCATCAGGGTTACAAACACCAACAGGAGCATTTTTAAATAACCATCCTATTCATACCAGTAAAGATTATCCGAGTGGGAATCACTTTTTTAATCTTTGTTCTCGGAGTACGGGAATTATTCAACCGGGATTTCCTTGTAAATTAAGAATGTTAGGAGTTGCAAGTTATAACTTTTTAACCGTTGCAACTGGTGCAGTTTTGGGAGGTATTGAAGCGACTCCCAAAGTATGGGATATTGCAGGTGCATGGGTAATTCTACAAGCTGCTGGTGGAAGTTGGATATCATTAAAAAATGACCCTTTTCCATTAATATCAGGGACAGATTATAGCAATATATCTTTTCCCACAATGGTTGTTAGTGATCCAAAAGTGGAATCTGTATTTACACCATTTCTAGAAGGTATTAAATTGTAA